The Longimicrobiales bacterium genome contains a region encoding:
- a CDS encoding Ig-like domain-containing protein: MRRFIPSLLVAATLVFAAAADVAAQFPPASPEQRAAGSRVTEIRFGTEQLTVQRGETATLAVQLLDADGNQVEGAVAVVFAQVGVQPRFSTIAGPTIELSGEQPSEGSLMGVVMVPEAEGSMMGVSGVRQIGTLPAIVLDYPASDLEVGDLEYAVYAGTSQQMSGRVLTTEGTEHASASISWSSSDASVATLTEGGVLTGRSGGSVTLTGMSENGVSASTLLTVMENPVRSVTMEPASARARTGDVVDFDIVALDAGGNAVTDIAMDLAVIGLDGGAGFVYADGTFVAENPGAYRVLATTGTATAIAVVEVVEREAAVPVELISHAPVSQVATSDLWVFEGVNGRDYAYTGTHAMGGGERMFAWDVTDPANPTLTDSVVVNARVVNDVKVSDDASWAIITREGASTRRNGIVVLDLEDPAHPTVMAELTDSLTAGIHNVWIMGDVVYAVNDGTSAMNIIDMSDPANPSLAGRWELRPGDTDKSLHDVWAEDGYAYLSYWDDGLVILDVGAGTHGGTATEPAFVSSIAYPAGNTHVAWRDRDYVFLGDEIGTADGMRGYIHVIDVSDIDNPVEVAKYDLPEAGAHNVWVADETLYVAYYQGGLRMIDVSGTLRGDLYRQGREIGIFRTSAGEGEGMVPNSPQAWGPQVFKGHVFVSDMFSGLWVIKHARPRPITF; this comes from the coding sequence ATGCGCCGTTTCATCCCCTCCCTCCTTGTGGCTGCGACTCTCGTATTCGCCGCCGCGGCGGACGTCGCCGCTCAGTTCCCGCCTGCGTCGCCGGAACAGCGGGCCGCTGGCAGCCGCGTCACGGAAATCCGCTTCGGTACTGAACAATTGACGGTGCAACGTGGTGAGACAGCCACGCTCGCAGTGCAGCTGCTCGACGCCGATGGAAATCAGGTGGAAGGCGCCGTCGCGGTCGTCTTCGCGCAGGTAGGCGTTCAGCCGAGGTTCTCGACGATCGCAGGTCCGACGATCGAACTGTCTGGAGAGCAGCCTTCGGAGGGCTCTTTGATGGGCGTGGTGATGGTGCCGGAGGCCGAGGGCTCCATGATGGGCGTCTCGGGCGTCCGGCAGATCGGGACGCTGCCCGCAATCGTGTTGGACTATCCGGCTTCAGATCTCGAGGTCGGCGATCTCGAGTATGCGGTGTATGCCGGGACGTCTCAGCAGATGTCTGGCCGGGTTCTCACGACCGAAGGCACGGAGCATGCCTCCGCTTCGATCTCATGGTCATCGTCCGACGCATCCGTGGCGACGCTGACTGAGGGGGGTGTCCTCACGGGTCGGTCTGGCGGAAGCGTGACCCTCACCGGAATGAGTGAGAACGGGGTGTCTGCCTCGACGTTGCTGACGGTCATGGAGAACCCCGTTCGGAGCGTCACGATGGAGCCTGCTTCGGCGCGAGCACGAACCGGAGACGTCGTCGACTTCGACATCGTGGCACTGGATGCTGGGGGCAACGCGGTGACGGACATCGCGATGGACCTGGCCGTTATCGGGTTGGATGGAGGTGCTGGCTTCGTCTACGCGGATGGGACGTTCGTGGCGGAGAATCCGGGCGCGTACAGGGTCCTGGCCACGACGGGTACCGCGACCGCCATCGCGGTCGTGGAAGTCGTGGAACGCGAGGCTGCGGTCCCTGTGGAGTTGATTTCACACGCCCCTGTTTCGCAGGTGGCGACGAGCGACTTGTGGGTCTTTGAAGGCGTGAATGGGCGCGACTACGCGTACACGGGCACACACGCCATGGGTGGCGGTGAGCGGATGTTCGCGTGGGACGTGACGGATCCCGCCAATCCGACTCTGACCGACTCCGTCGTCGTGAACGCACGCGTCGTGAACGATGTGAAGGTGAGCGACGATGCTTCATGGGCCATCATCACACGCGAGGGCGCGAGCACGCGTCGCAATGGAATCGTCGTGCTGGATCTCGAAGATCCGGCGCACCCGACTGTCATGGCTGAGTTGACCGATAGCCTGACCGCCGGAATCCACAACGTGTGGATCATGGGTGACGTCGTGTACGCCGTGAACGACGGCACCAGCGCGATGAACATCATCGACATGAGTGATCCTGCGAATCCGTCGCTCGCGGGTCGCTGGGAACTCCGGCCGGGTGATACGGACAAGTCGCTCCACGATGTGTGGGCTGAGGACGGCTATGCCTACCTGTCCTATTGGGACGACGGACTGGTGATTCTGGATGTAGGCGCTGGGACACACGGTGGGACAGCAACCGAGCCGGCCTTCGTGTCCAGCATCGCGTATCCAGCGGGGAACACGCACGTCGCGTGGCGGGATCGGGACTACGTCTTCCTCGGGGATGAGATCGGGACAGCAGACGGCATGCGCGGCTACATCCACGTCATCGATGTCAGCGACATCGACAACCCGGTCGAGGTCGCCAAGTACGACCTGCCCGAGGCGGGTGCGCACAACGTTTGGGTCGCAGACGAGACGTTATACGTGGCCTACTACCAGGGTGGCTTACGGATGATCGACGTCAGCGGCACGCTGCGCGGTGACTTGTATAGGCAGGGTCGCGAGATCGGCATCTTTCGCACGTCGGCCGGTGAAGGGGAGGGCATGGTGCCCAATTCGCCACAGGCGTGGGGGCCTCAGGTTTTCAAGGGACACGTCTTCGTGAGTGACATGTTCAGCGGGCTTTGGGTGATCAAGCACGCGAGGCCGCGTCCCATCACGTTTTAG
- a CDS encoding TIM barrel protein, which yields MKRRDFVRTTVAASALAATGAEAIAAESLDAPSSASIREPFSVDFAPHFGMFRHHGGGDLMGELRFMADQGFRSLEDNEMRNRPVAEQEQIATEMSRLGMRMGVFVAHTIHWTEPNMASGNADKRAEFLEEIRASVEVAKRSNAKWMTVVPGHVDLRLHPDYQTANVVETLKQASAILEPHDIIMVLEPLNPRNHPGLFLKGIPQAFQICKAVDSPSCKILDDLYHQQITEGNLIPNIDAAWDEIAYFQIGDNPGRKEPTTGEINYLNVFRHIKAKGFDGILGMEHGNSQPEAAGEIAVIEAYRAVDPG from the coding sequence ATGAAACGACGTGACTTTGTACGGACGACCGTGGCGGCTAGCGCTTTGGCAGCGACTGGAGCTGAGGCGATTGCTGCCGAGTCCTTGGACGCTCCGAGTTCGGCTTCCATTCGCGAACCCTTCAGCGTCGATTTTGCACCCCATTTCGGGATGTTCCGGCATCACGGTGGTGGTGACCTCATGGGCGAGCTCCGCTTCATGGCAGATCAAGGTTTCCGGTCGCTCGAAGACAATGAGATGCGGAACCGTCCTGTAGCGGAGCAGGAACAGATCGCCACCGAGATGAGCCGACTGGGCATGCGCATGGGTGTTTTCGTGGCGCACACCATTCATTGGACTGAACCGAACATGGCTTCCGGGAATGCCGACAAGCGTGCCGAGTTCTTAGAAGAGATCAGAGCCTCCGTCGAGGTAGCCAAGCGATCCAACGCGAAGTGGATGACCGTGGTGCCGGGTCATGTCGACCTGCGTCTCCATCCAGACTATCAGACGGCCAATGTGGTGGAGACGCTCAAGCAGGCTTCAGCGATTTTGGAACCGCACGACATCATCATGGTCCTAGAGCCGCTGAATCCGCGGAACCACCCGGGCTTGTTCCTGAAGGGTATCCCGCAGGCGTTCCAGATCTGTAAGGCCGTGGATAGCCCGTCGTGCAAGATCCTCGATGACCTGTATCACCAGCAGATCACCGAAGGGAATCTCATCCCGAACATCGACGCTGCATGGGACGAGATCGCGTACTTCCAGATTGGTGATAATCCGGGGCGGAAAGAGCCGACCACGGGCGAGATCAACTACCTCAACGTCTTCCGGCACATCAAGGCGAAGGGCTTCGACGGAATTCTCGGCATGGAGCATGGGAATTCGCAGCCTGAGGCGGCGGGCGAGATTGCGGTGATCGAGGCGTACCGGGCGGTTGACCCGGGATAG
- a CDS encoding FAD:protein FMN transferase, producing the protein MILPRSSARAVASLVAAFAFVFGLLGADGLAAQTPERFEFSEVHMGTEFRIVFYASGAQAADAAARSTFAALARLDSLFSDYRDDSEIAEVAARAGSGALHVASPELTSLLTEAVRWAERSGGAFDPTLGPLTKLWRWSARRGELPDSSRLHEAKSRVGFEGLRVEPSGGVALVRSGMSLDLGGIAKGFAGDVMLAILAGYGVEAALIDAGGDLVAGAAPPGTDGWRVSGSNGAVLLLAHGAVATSGDRFRYLEVDGVKYSHIVDPRTGLGVVDVPTVTVLAPNGTTADVLASALSIMDPEDGADLLASVEGARRLESQGTHR; encoded by the coding sequence GTGATTCTTCCACGTAGCAGCGCGAGGGCCGTGGCCAGTCTGGTCGCGGCTTTCGCATTTGTGTTCGGACTGCTGGGGGCGGATGGGCTGGCCGCCCAGACTCCTGAACGGTTCGAATTCTCCGAAGTGCATATGGGGACGGAGTTCCGAATCGTGTTCTACGCCTCAGGCGCTCAGGCTGCTGACGCCGCCGCGCGTTCGACCTTCGCGGCACTCGCCCGCCTCGACTCGCTCTTCAGCGACTACCGCGATGACAGTGAAATCGCAGAAGTCGCGGCGAGGGCCGGTTCGGGTGCGTTGCACGTGGCGAGCCCTGAGCTGACGAGCTTGCTGACGGAGGCCGTCCGTTGGGCCGAACGAAGTGGCGGAGCGTTCGACCCTACGCTAGGCCCACTCACGAAACTGTGGCGTTGGTCGGCGCGCCGAGGCGAGCTACCAGATTCGTCACGTCTCCACGAAGCGAAGTCCCGAGTCGGTTTCGAAGGCCTACGTGTCGAGCCTTCGGGTGGGGTGGCGTTAGTGCGATCAGGCATGTCACTGGACCTGGGCGGCATTGCAAAAGGGTTCGCGGGCGATGTGATGCTGGCCATCTTAGCTGGCTACGGTGTCGAGGCGGCGTTGATCGACGCCGGTGGTGATTTGGTAGCCGGCGCGGCTCCGCCCGGTACTGATGGATGGCGTGTCAGCGGCTCGAACGGTGCTGTCCTGCTACTGGCCCATGGGGCGGTAGCGACGTCCGGGGATCGGTTCCGGTACCTGGAGGTCGATGGCGTGAAGTACTCGCATATCGTGGACCCGAGGACCGGGTTGGGCGTGGTCGATGTGCCGACCGTGACAGTGCTGGCCCCGAACGGCACGACAGCCGACGTTCTGGCGTCGGCCCTCTCTATTATGGATCCCGAAGACGGCGCTGACCTCCTAGCGAGTGTCGAGGGTGCCCGTAGGCTTGAATCTCAAGGAACGCATCGATGA
- a CDS encoding Gfo/Idh/MocA family oxidoreductase: protein MRASTAAAVGGLSLSSVAPLRAQAPTSDALRIGLIGCGGRGTGAAFQALSTSQDVKLVAMADAFADNVERSYQTLTGDRDDWGDGIDIRPRVDVPEANRFSGFDAYEKLIPLVDVVLIATPPGFRPIHFAAAVDAGKHIFMEKPVATDAPGVRAVLAAAEKAKAQKLNVVVGLQRHYQTVYTEWVDRIHAGMIGDVVLGRVYWNDGGVWVRERKEGQTEMEYQMRNWYYFNWLCGDHIVEQHIHNLDVANWVIGGHPVRAQGQGGRQIRNGIDHGEIFDHHMVELEYEGGARVLSQCRHQPDTMRRVSEAFHGTNGTAPRPGLLKSNSGHTLFEHDAEGDPNPYQVEHDELFAAIAAGEYKYADAERGATATMTAIFGRMATYSGQMIEWEEALNSDLSIMPTTYAFDANPPVMPDAHGRYAIPTPGVTRAY, encoded by the coding sequence ATGAGAGCGAGTACCGCGGCGGCAGTAGGCGGCCTATCGCTGAGCAGTGTAGCGCCGCTTCGGGCGCAGGCTCCTACGTCGGATGCTCTCCGGATCGGACTCATTGGTTGTGGCGGCCGGGGCACCGGCGCCGCGTTCCAGGCGCTCAGCACGAGCCAAGACGTGAAGCTCGTCGCGATGGCAGACGCGTTCGCCGACAACGTCGAACGGAGCTATCAGACGCTCACGGGTGACCGCGATGACTGGGGAGACGGGATCGACATCCGTCCCCGGGTCGACGTGCCCGAAGCCAACCGTTTCTCAGGGTTCGATGCATATGAGAAGCTGATCCCGCTCGTGGACGTCGTTCTCATCGCCACACCGCCTGGGTTCCGCCCGATTCATTTCGCCGCCGCTGTAGACGCGGGGAAACACATCTTCATGGAGAAGCCGGTCGCGACGGATGCGCCGGGGGTCCGTGCCGTGCTTGCGGCGGCTGAGAAAGCCAAGGCGCAGAAGCTGAACGTGGTTGTGGGCCTGCAGCGCCACTATCAGACCGTGTATACCGAATGGGTGGATCGGATTCACGCGGGCATGATCGGGGATGTGGTCCTCGGCCGGGTCTACTGGAATGACGGAGGTGTGTGGGTCCGCGAACGCAAAGAAGGCCAGACGGAGATGGAGTACCAGATGCGCAACTGGTACTACTTCAACTGGCTGTGCGGCGACCACATCGTGGAACAGCATATCCACAACCTGGACGTCGCCAACTGGGTCATTGGTGGACATCCGGTCCGTGCCCAGGGTCAGGGTGGTCGCCAGATCCGGAACGGCATCGACCACGGCGAGATCTTCGATCATCACATGGTCGAGTTGGAGTACGAAGGTGGTGCACGTGTCCTCAGTCAGTGCCGGCACCAGCCGGACACGATGCGGCGGGTCTCGGAGGCCTTCCACGGCACGAACGGAACGGCACCAAGGCCGGGTCTGCTGAAGTCGAACTCCGGGCATACGTTGTTCGAACACGATGCCGAGGGGGACCCGAACCCATATCAGGTCGAGCATGACGAGCTCTTCGCCGCCATCGCGGCGGGAGAGTACAAGTACGCCGACGCCGAGCGTGGTGCGACCGCCACCATGACCGCAATCTTCGGTCGGATGGCGACGTATTCCGGTCAGATGATCGAGTGGGAAGAGGCACTGAATTCGGACCTCAGTATCATGCCGACTACGTATGCATTCGACGCGAACCCGCCGGTGATGCCCGACGCGCATGGTCGCTACGCGATTCCAACTCCTGGAGTCACGCGGGCGTACTAG
- a CDS encoding formylglycine-generating enzyme family protein: MRSALVLACSVVSVAQVSAQSAGDLRTESIPGTEVTFDLAFVPAGSFLIGSSDNEAGRDDDEGPQRTVRLSAFWMSTTEATYDAFAVFRFRRLDDNIAAPGDVLFDADAITRPSPPYEDPAHGMGGNGFPVTGMTRLSALRFARWLSEKTGQLYRLPTEAEWEYACKAGGGVLAGEPWYENNSGGVYHAAGTASADGLGIHELQGNVAEWVMDSYSADAYASLGEGAQDPLNGTPARGRGLVRGGAFDDPLDRLRCAERFPEASAWKARDPQMPKSRWWNTDSPHVGFRLVTPSGEHTMDEIRAYWAEILGA; the protein is encoded by the coding sequence GTGAGAAGTGCGCTGGTCCTGGCGTGCTCAGTGGTCAGCGTGGCCCAAGTAAGCGCGCAGAGCGCAGGAGATCTCAGGACCGAGAGCATCCCGGGCACTGAGGTGACGTTCGATCTCGCGTTCGTCCCGGCCGGGTCATTTTTGATCGGGTCTTCAGACAACGAGGCCGGCCGCGACGACGATGAGGGCCCCCAGCGCACGGTACGGCTGTCGGCCTTCTGGATGAGCACCACGGAAGCCACCTATGACGCCTTTGCTGTCTTCCGATTCCGTCGCTTGGACGACAACATCGCCGCGCCGGGAGATGTGCTCTTCGATGCCGATGCGATCACCCGGCCTAGCCCGCCGTACGAAGACCCTGCACACGGAATGGGAGGGAATGGCTTCCCGGTGACGGGCATGACACGCCTCTCCGCGCTGCGTTTTGCGAGGTGGCTGTCGGAGAAGACCGGGCAGCTGTATCGACTCCCGACTGAGGCAGAGTGGGAGTACGCCTGCAAAGCAGGCGGTGGAGTGCTGGCGGGGGAGCCCTGGTACGAGAACAACAGCGGAGGTGTGTACCATGCGGCCGGGACCGCGTCCGCGGACGGTCTGGGGATCCACGAGCTGCAAGGAAATGTCGCCGAGTGGGTCATGGACAGTTATTCAGCCGATGCGTACGCCTCCCTAGGAGAGGGTGCCCAGGATCCTCTAAACGGGACTCCCGCCCGTGGCCGTGGCCTCGTCCGCGGCGGCGCCTTCGACGATCCGCTCGATCGACTCCGGTGCGCGGAGCGATTCCCGGAGGCGTCTGCATGGAAGGCACGCGATCCACAGATGCCGAAAAGCCGCTGGTGGAACACCGATTCGCCACATGTGGGATTCCGGTTGGTGACCCCGTCAGGCGAACACACGATGGATGAGATCCGCGCGTACTGGGCGGAAATTTTGGGCGCGTAG
- a CDS encoding sugar phosphate isomerase/epimerase yields the protein MSRPVTLFTGQWADLPLSELAEKAAAWGYDGLELACWGDHFDVVRAADDPSYCVAQREMLQSHGLDVFAISNHLVGQAVCDIIDDRHESILPAHVWGDGDSEGVRGRAAEEMKLTARAAANLGVEVVNGFTGSAIWHLLYAFPPVTPAMIDEGFEDFADRWNPILDVFDEVGVRFALEVHPTEIAFDISTAERALDALDHREAFGFNYDPSHLAYQGVDVVGFIDSFAERIYHVHMKDVWFSDQPMRSGVFGGHLPFGHKDRFWDFRSLGRGHVPFEEILRALNRVGYDGPLSVEWEDSGMDREHGAEEACDFVHSMDFPASGAAFDAAFAEGKNG from the coding sequence ATGAGCAGACCCGTCACACTCTTCACAGGCCAGTGGGCCGATCTCCCTCTTTCTGAACTGGCAGAGAAGGCTGCAGCGTGGGGATACGATGGCCTCGAGTTGGCCTGCTGGGGCGATCACTTTGATGTGGTTCGGGCCGCGGACGATCCCAGCTACTGTGTCGCTCAACGTGAGATGCTTCAGTCTCACGGACTGGATGTATTCGCGATCAGCAATCACCTGGTCGGCCAGGCCGTGTGCGACATCATCGACGACCGGCACGAATCGATCCTTCCTGCCCATGTGTGGGGTGACGGGGATTCCGAGGGTGTGCGTGGCCGCGCTGCGGAAGAGATGAAGCTGACCGCCCGCGCCGCCGCGAATCTGGGCGTTGAGGTGGTGAACGGATTCACGGGCAGTGCCATCTGGCATCTCCTGTATGCGTTTCCTCCGGTGACCCCCGCAATGATCGACGAGGGGTTCGAGGATTTTGCAGATCGCTGGAACCCCATTCTCGATGTGTTCGATGAAGTGGGTGTCCGGTTCGCGTTGGAGGTGCATCCCACGGAGATCGCATTCGACATCAGCACCGCGGAACGCGCGCTGGATGCTCTCGATCATCGAGAGGCGTTTGGCTTCAACTACGACCCGAGTCACTTGGCCTATCAGGGAGTCGACGTCGTCGGATTCATCGACTCGTTCGCAGAGCGTATCTACCACGTGCACATGAAGGACGTGTGGTTTTCCGATCAGCCCATGCGGTCCGGGGTCTTCGGGGGGCACCTCCCGTTCGGGCACAAAGACCGCTTCTGGGATTTCAGGTCACTTGGTCGCGGGCATGTGCCGTTCGAGGAAATCTTAAGGGCGCTCAACCGCGTAGGGTACGACGGCCCGCTCTCTGTAGAGTGGGAGGATTCGGGGATGGATCGGGAACATGGGGCGGAGGAAGCATGTGACTTCGTTCACTCCATGGACTTCCCAGCTTCGGGTGCCGCCTTTGATGCAGCCTTTGCTGAGGGTAAGAATGGGTGA
- a CDS encoding Gfo/Idh/MocA family oxidoreductase, which produces MKLRLGMVGGGPGAFIGAVHRMAARLDGRYELVAGAFSSDETKSRETGDDLELSPDRVYGSYEQMATAEAALGANSRIQVVAIVTPNHLHYPIAKTFLEHGIHVVCDKPLTTTLADAEHLCALAAESGLVFALTHNYTGYPMVKEARARIQAGEIGSVRKVVVEYSQGWLSTLLEAEGQKQASWRSDPEQGGPSAVLGDIGSHAHNLVRYVTGLEVQRLFADLGTVVEGRELDDDATVLLELDGGVRGLLFASQIATGERNHLRLRVYGSEGALDWSQEDPNRLRLISPDGSERVLFRGAGDLSAAAVEHTRLPGGHPEGFIEAFANVYRNAAIAIESGVTGGDFPSVQDGAHGVHFIHSAVASHKEGQWVAAAYSPPATS; this is translated from the coding sequence GTGAAGCTCCGTCTCGGCATGGTAGGGGGTGGCCCAGGGGCCTTCATTGGCGCGGTCCACCGAATGGCAGCTCGGCTCGACGGACGGTACGAACTCGTTGCGGGTGCATTCTCTTCAGACGAAACGAAGTCCCGAGAGACGGGAGACGATTTGGAGCTGAGTCCGGATCGGGTCTACGGCTCCTATGAACAGATGGCCACGGCGGAGGCCGCATTGGGGGCAAACAGTCGCATTCAGGTCGTAGCGATCGTGACGCCGAATCATCTCCACTATCCCATCGCCAAGACGTTTCTCGAGCACGGTATCCATGTCGTGTGTGATAAGCCGCTCACGACGACTCTTGCCGACGCGGAGCACCTGTGTGCTCTCGCTGCGGAGAGCGGGCTCGTATTCGCGCTGACCCACAACTACACCGGGTATCCGATGGTGAAGGAGGCCCGAGCACGGATTCAGGCTGGTGAAATCGGATCGGTACGGAAGGTGGTGGTCGAGTACTCACAGGGATGGCTGTCCACGCTTCTTGAAGCGGAAGGGCAGAAGCAGGCGTCGTGGAGAAGTGACCCGGAGCAGGGCGGCCCGTCTGCGGTCCTCGGGGACATCGGGTCGCACGCGCACAACCTCGTGCGGTACGTCACCGGCCTCGAAGTCCAACGGCTCTTTGCTGACCTCGGTACGGTGGTTGAGGGTCGTGAACTTGATGACGACGCTACGGTTCTTCTGGAGTTGGATGGAGGTGTGCGCGGTCTGCTCTTCGCTTCACAGATTGCGACCGGTGAACGAAATCACCTGCGCCTGCGTGTCTACGGAAGCGAAGGTGCCTTGGATTGGTCACAGGAGGATCCGAACCGCCTGCGTTTGATCAGTCCGGATGGGTCTGAGCGCGTCTTGTTTCGAGGTGCGGGAGATCTCTCTGCGGCGGCGGTTGAGCATACTCGGCTCCCCGGCGGACACCCGGAGGGCTTCATAGAGGCTTTCGCCAACGTGTACCGGAATGCAGCGATCGCGATCGAATCGGGTGTGACGGGCGGTGATTTTCCGTCCGTACAAGACGGAGCCCACGGAGTTCATTTCATTCACTCCGCGGTCGCGAGCCACAAAGAGGGTCAGTGGGTTGCGGCCGCGTATTCACCACCGGCAACGTCATGA
- a CDS encoding MFS transporter, producing the protein MTDSNVNSSRLFLGSCVALVATSVAFATVGAIMLALKREFVLTNEEVGWIGGAALWGFALSQLAFAPLADSIGMRALLRMSFVAHLAGALVMIFATGFSTLFAGALVIAMGNGLVEAACNPLVAALYPDNKTVKLNQFHVWFPGGVVIGGLAAFGLDAIGVGAWQVKIGLVLIPTLSYGFLLLREPFPVTEGVQAGVSLGEAFKAAFTTPLMLVMLIAMTMTASVELGPNRWVPAVLEAGGMAGILVLVWINGLMAVMRYRAGAVVHKLSPTGVLLGSAVLAGVGLLALSYVSSGIAVFGAATVFALGVCYFWPTMLGVVSERVPKSGALGLGLMGTVGMATVGLVAAPQMGRIADEYAHDQIPAAEVTVVLERTAMVLGNSQDPDAQAAVSAAEGVVQEFEVSGLLPAPATANALRSIIASDADADLIGQAQAILGPADNYGGKISFRYMVPLCGILMLIFGALYMRDRRTGGYRVESIEADG; encoded by the coding sequence ATGACCGACTCCAATGTGAATTCCTCCCGACTGTTCTTAGGGAGCTGTGTCGCGCTCGTCGCAACATCCGTCGCGTTCGCGACCGTCGGCGCGATTATGCTCGCGCTCAAGCGTGAGTTCGTGCTCACCAACGAAGAGGTTGGCTGGATCGGAGGGGCTGCGTTGTGGGGCTTCGCACTCTCCCAGCTGGCGTTTGCTCCACTCGCGGATTCCATCGGGATGCGTGCGCTGCTGCGAATGTCGTTCGTCGCTCACCTGGCGGGTGCTCTCGTCATGATCTTCGCGACCGGATTCTCCACCCTATTCGCGGGCGCGCTCGTGATCGCGATGGGGAATGGCCTTGTCGAGGCGGCGTGCAATCCTCTGGTGGCGGCACTGTATCCTGACAACAAGACGGTAAAGCTGAACCAGTTCCATGTGTGGTTCCCGGGTGGAGTGGTGATTGGAGGACTCGCTGCTTTTGGACTCGATGCGATCGGTGTCGGTGCCTGGCAGGTCAAGATTGGGTTGGTGTTGATCCCGACCTTGTCGTATGGCTTCCTGCTGTTGCGCGAGCCGTTCCCGGTTACCGAGGGAGTGCAAGCGGGCGTGAGCTTGGGTGAGGCCTTCAAGGCCGCGTTCACGACTCCGCTCATGCTCGTCATGCTGATTGCGATGACCATGACCGCTTCCGTCGAGCTGGGCCCCAATCGTTGGGTGCCGGCGGTGCTCGAGGCCGGCGGGATGGCCGGGATCTTGGTCCTCGTCTGGATCAATGGACTCATGGCAGTCATGCGGTATCGGGCAGGGGCGGTTGTTCACAAGCTCTCGCCAACCGGCGTGCTGTTGGGTTCTGCGGTGCTGGCCGGTGTCGGGTTGCTCGCGCTGAGCTATGTGTCGAGCGGCATCGCCGTCTTCGGTGCCGCGACCGTGTTCGCGCTCGGCGTTTGTTACTTCTGGCCGACCATGCTGGGTGTTGTTTCCGAGAGAGTGCCGAAGAGCGGCGCGCTCGGACTCGGCCTAATGGGAACGGTGGGTATGGCGACTGTCGGACTCGTCGCTGCTCCACAAATGGGACGGATCGCAGACGAGTACGCCCATGATCAGATTCCGGCTGCAGAGGTCACTGTTGTGCTCGAACGCACAGCCATGGTGTTGGGCAACAGCCAAGACCCGGATGCCCAGGCGGCGGTGAGCGCCGCAGAAGGGGTGGTTCAGGAATTTGAAGTGTCCGGTTTGCTTCCCGCGCCGGCTACCGCGAATGCGCTTCGGTCCATTATCGCTTCAGATGCCGACGCGGATTTGATTGGACAGGCGCAAGCGATTCTAGGGCCCGCGGACAACTACGGAGGGAAGATCTCCTTCCGGTATATGGTCCCGTTGTGTGGCATCCTCATGTTGATTTTCGGAGCGCTTTATATGCGTGACCGAAGGACCGGGGGCTACCGGGTCGAGTCGATCGAGGCCGACGGGTGA